The region GATCTGAGAAGTAAAGAGTGTTCTAGCCTTTGTTCCTTCACTACTTTTTGTCCTTCACTTCAGGTTTGATCATGGCAGCCGAACTGGTAGCTGGTGCTTTGCTTTCTGCTTCACTTCAGGTTTTGTTTGAACGATTGGGCTCTGAGGAGATACCCCAGCTGTTCCAGGGGAAGAAGCTGATTCTAGACCAGCTATACGAGTTGAAGACCATGTTGTGGTCAGCTCATGCACTGCTCAACGATGCTGAGGAGAAGCAACTTCGAAACCAGGAGGTCAGGATGTGGCTTATCGAGCTTCAAGATGTGATCTATCAGGCTGATGACTTGGTGGACAGGATTGACTATGAAGCTCTGCGATCcaagcttgaagatgatcaatcTAGCAGCAGCAGTGCCAGCAAGGTACTCATGAAATTTATGCCACCCTTTCTGTCCACATTTGATAAAACTGTTAAGCTTGATTCCATGGAGATCCTTCGTAAGCTAAAGATCCTTGTTGTTCAAAAAGATGCTCTTGGCCTGAGAGAAGGTGCACAGAACAAACCTTCGCCAAGGCCACCAGCTCCTTTGGTAGAACATGCTCATGTTTATGGGAGGGATACTGAGAAAAAAATCATTGTTGATCTGTTGCTGAAAGATGATGTTGATAGTGGCAGTAACATTTCTGTTATCCCGATTGTTGGGATGGGTGGTCTTGGCAAAACCACTCTTGCTCGAGTTGTTTATGACGATGATAGAGTACAAAAGTATTTTGAGCGAAGAGTATGGATTACTGTGTCAGATGAGTTTGATATTTTCAAGATAACAAAAGAGATCTTTGAGGGGGTCACCAACGACAAATGTGGTTTTGAAAACATCGACGAACTTCGAACGAAATTGAAGGAAGCATTGAGGGGGAAGAAACTTCTCTTTGTTCATGATGATGTTTGGAACGAGTCTTATTCTTTGTGGGGCACACTGAAGAGTTCTTTTGAGTCTGGAGCAAATGGAAGTAAAATTCTTGTGACTACTCGAAGCACAATTGTCGCGTCTACCATGGCCACTGGTCAGGTTCATCATCTACAAACTTTGTTGAATGAAGATTGTTGGCAGTTATTTGTCAAACATGCTTTTGGAAATAATTTTGACCAGAATAGCAACAGAGATCTGCAAGCACTTGGTAGAAAAATAGTGGAGAAGTGCAAAGGTCTTCCTTTAGCAATAAAGTCTCTTGGTGGATTACAGCgctgtgaacaaaatcctaaaaatggGAAGACATACTTGGCAGTGACACATGGGAGGAATTGTACAAGAAAGAGGGCTCCATTCTTCCAGCTTTATGGTTGAGCTATCGTCACTTACCTACACATCTCAAACAATGTTTTGCTTATTGTTCCATATTTCCCAAAGACTATGAATTTGGAAGAGAAAAATTGATTTTATTATGGATGGCTGAAGGGTTTTTGCCAATGGATTCAAAAAGTAAAAAGATGGAGGAATTTGGAAAGGAATACCTTGAAGATCTCTTATCAAGGTCATTCTTTCAATGTTCGAGTAATAAGAATGCATCATTTCTCCAAATGCATGACCTCGTGCATGATTTAGCCATGCTTGTATCAGATGATTTTTGCTTTAGGTTGGATTTGAGTAGTGATGTGCATAGCCTTCCAACAAAGATTCGTCATCTGTCATATAGGAAAAGCTCTTACGACCTCGACAACCTTAAGGGTTTGAGTAAGGCTATTTCTTTGCGTACCTTTCTAGCATTACCAATGCAGATTCGATTTCGAAACTATTTAGTCCCGTACAATATATTGCTTACAAAGGGAAGCTGTTTAAGAGTGCTTTCTTTAAGTCAATCTTCTATCAAGGAGTTGCCGGATTCAATTGGTAGTCTAATACATTTAAGGTATTTGGACTTGTCTGGTACTGAAATTGAAGAGTTGCACGAGTCAGCTTGTAGTTTGTACCATTTACAAACTTTATTATTGTCGTGCTGTACAAAGCTTTCTCAATTACCAAGGAATATGGGAAGACTGATCAATTTGCGTTACTTAGATATTACATGGGTACCTTTGAAAGAGATGCCGCAAGGAATCAGCCAGATGAAATACTTGCAATTCTTACCAAGGGTATTATTGAGTGACAAAAATAAGGATGATGTGTTCAAAATTACAGATTTAGCAGAGCTTGAACATCTAAGTGGAAGCCTTTgcattttgggtttggaaaataTTAATGATGCGACGGAGGCTTCAAAGGCTAATTTAAAGGATAAGAAGGACCTTACAGCACTAACTTTGAGCTGGAGTTATGGTGCTGCTGATGCTGATAGTTCGCAAAAAGAATTAGATGTGCTTGACGCCCTTCGACCACATACAAGCTTGAAGAGTCTGAAGATTGAAAGATATAGAGGTACAACATTCTCGAACTGGATTGCAGATGATGCATTTTCTAATTTAGTATCGATTACTTTGCTAAATTGTAAAAGCTGCTGTTATTTACCACCACTTGGACAACTAGCTTCTCTCAAAGATCTCAGAATTGATGGATGTGATAGTGTGTATTCAATAGGTGATGGGATCGATAGCAGTTGTCCTCTATTCACTTGTTTAGAAAGTTTACGTATTTCGAATATGTTGATGTGGAAAGAATGGTCATTTGGTACCGAAGCTTTTCTTCAAGAAGGTCAAGTGTTCCCTCTTCTAAAACGAGTTTGGCTGAGGAATTGTCCCAAGCTTAATGTTGGCTTACCCGGATATCTTCCATCATTAGAAAGACTCAGTATCGGTGATTGTGAAGAAGTGGAGTATTTGCTTCCGAGAACTCAACAGACTGTCACAGCCCCACCCTTTCTTCATCTATGGAACACAAATGAAGTATTTATATGGAACTGTCCTGTGTTGGAGTCACTTCTAGATTGGGGATCACACTCCAAAGTAAAGGAACTTTCTCTATCGAACACAAAAGTGCTTTTTGAGAATCGTATTAAATGGGATCTACAGAAACTCTCATGTTTGGAACACATAAGGATCCAAGGATGGGAAGATGATTCCTTTCCCGACGAAGGGCTCCTTCCGATCACTCTTGAGACAATTGTGATCGGAGATTCTAGCAAACTTGAGACCCTAAATGGAAAGGCTTTTGAACAACTAACATCCCTTACTGATTTATCGATTAGAAGCTGTAAAAGCCTCCGGTGCTTGCCAGAAGAAGGGCTACCTACCTCTCTTACTGATTTATCAATCAGTGGATGTCCTTTGCTAAATCAACGATGTGAAAAAGGAGGAGAAGATTGGCCTAAGATTCAACACATCACAAATCTATCTGTCAAGTACGTTTTCTTctttttacatatttattttactattaaCTCAATGTCAACGCAACAATGAATTGAAAAACCAAATTTGGCTTTActtattcttttaatttttaaaaattatacaaaaatattGCAATGTGTGTTTTCAGTTTTAATTTTCAAAACTATCCTGAAAACAGATATATTTATTTGTTCTGTATTAATGAAAAAATGAACCATTTCTTGTACTAATCAGATGATCAATGGGTCGGATGAGTTGAAGGAATGGACTACTGTATATCGAATGGTTGTAAATTTGATGATTTGGCGGAGTATCTTTGTGCCACGTAagttcattttgagtttttcttttaaaaaaataaatgttgGAGCTTTATGTCATTTGGAGATTTTAATGGCTGCTTATGATGGTGTTATGCACAAACAGAGGCTTCGGTATACAGACAAACAAGAACAAAAAACCAGCCAttaaaacagtaaagaacaaacCAGTAAAGCAACACACCAGTAAAGCAATAAAACAGTAAACAACACACCAAGATTTATCCTGGTTCAAGGACAATGTGTCCCCTACGTCCAGCTTGCTGGCTTTGCTATGCTAAATCCACTATAAGGCTGATAATTCAAATACAAGAGAGTTTGACAGAAGCTGTCATACAAGAAAAATACAAGCTTACAACAATGGGGTTTTGCTTCTTTCTTTTTAGCTCACTCTCTCATCTTACAGAAAAATTTCACTCAATTTTTCTCCTCTCTTCTATTTTTTTGTGCCCCGTGCAAAAAGATAGAATAAAATCTTCTAACAAACTGTTTTGTCCTTGCCACTACTGTGCCGTACAAAACTTTCCAGATCAGCCAATCATTTTTCCAAAGAGGATTCCAGCATGAAACCACCTGCCTACACTATGATTCTCCAATCAAACAACTCCACATCACAGCTGATTTTGCTGACCTGTAACCTTAATCTTTGAATCACCATATTCCTTACAGATGGTATGCATGATAATACGGAAACTTGAGTTCATACTTCAACATATAATCTTtttgatatatatttttgtattgaACCAGAGGCATGACTAGATTCTAGGATAAATGTTTACTCTTTTTTTTCCATTCCATACTGTCATGTTTATTGTTTGTTAAAAATTCAACCATAAGTGGTGAAATTTATATACAAACGTTTCAAGTTTGGCTCACCATGGTTGTTCATTATCAGGTTGTGGTTGTAAGAAAGCCACACTTGTGGTTTTATATGGATAATTTTAAGATGTTATGGCATCAGATTCAAGAGTGTTGAACTGAAAACGGTGCTCCAATGACACAATTCCACGAAATGATTAGGAGATTAATCAAAATGGCAAAACTAATGAGATGCTCAAGTGTACTTGGAGTCTGCTACTTCTTCTTTGAAAGTGACTCTAAACTATCTACTTCCCCCGTCCTGCTTTGGAATATTTCATCTTGCATTGTGGAAGATTGCTCGAATCTTCAGTCGCTTTGCTGCCCTCAATGTCATCAAATGGGCAGCTGCTTCTGTTTTTAATGAACTTGAAGAGTGGTGTGAATTAATGCCTTagtttattttcttctttttgtgGATGAAATGTACTTTCATtgtttgctctatttttctatACTTGGAAATTCTTATATATGTGACACCTCACTGACTTAAAAATATTTGGCACTGAGATTTGTTTTTAAACTTCAATGAAGGCCCATTTGAGATTGCTATTGGTGATTCAAGCTGGTTTAATAAGGACCATCACCCTCAAAAATTATTTTCACGTTTTGTTTATTTGGTTTAATTTCCCTCTTCAGCTAAAACGCCATGAATTCTCAAAGAGACACTATACCTAAAATGCCTATACTAACCATGAACTGCCCTGTTGATGGTGGAATGGCCATAATTCATTTGGCTTCAACTTGTCACATTTTGGGTGCAAATTAGTTTGAAATATAGACTAAGGAATTACTGATGAATATACTGAGACTTTTTGTATTGATTTTCCAGCTCAATAAACAAAAGAGCAGAGTATACATAAATATAGAATAATGAATATTCTAATAAAGGTGTAACAAACTGTCCTTTACAAGGACAAACAATGATATACAATCATTGCCAAATCATAACAGAGACAAAAATACAAAACAGAAAAATGACTCTGCAGCTGTCATTTGGTACTGTCATGCTTTGCATTCATATGCTCAGCTAATTCTTCATGTGTGTGCTCGTTCTTTTCaacaaatataatataaaatatgataATTACGCAAAAATTACACAATTTATAGAAACTCAAAGAGAAAGCAAAGAGAAGAGCTAAGTATATTGCAAAAAAAGAACAAATGTTCTCTTACAATAAAATAATCGACCAAGCCTTATAAAAgtcaaaatataataaaataacataaaagactaaaataacctTAAGATAATAACTCttaacaatataaatatatactactGTTCTCATTTGAACTACCCTCTATTCTTGACACAAATTAAGCAATGAAccttttttttctaaaaaaatacaataaaaattgcGCCATATATCTCTCCATTCttacattaaaatatttatttcatttcCATATTTGAAGATGTAgttcttatatatttttgtgaTTACATTAACATTTTTAGAAGAATTCGGTTTAGATTTGATTATCAAATGTTGGAAATTTACTGTTAGTTCAGAAAAGAAaacaatttatttttaagttCTACAAATctgaattttgtttatttatttatttatttattaatgtaTTCAAGTAGCAATAGCCATATTATGATTGCATATTTACTAAATTCGAAAAATGTTAAAATTATAGACTGATAACAAGAAAGACACGTGTACtcaaaaaaaaatgtatgatagGTGGCAGAAGAATTATGTAGAAGTTACATTAACTATGTATTTTGCTCACGTATTAATTGGAATCTTATTACAGTTTCATATTTATTTCATTTCCACAACTCagaatatcattattattttcaTGACCATTGTCTCTTTCACATCATTACGCGTGATTCAGGCATAGAAAATCCAACCacaaatcaaaaaaaaaaaaaagataaaagaaaagaaaagaggtcTCACTAGTCAACATAGGAGTTCATTGTACTAGACTTCACCAACTTCGCTTCCTtctattattgctttcttgatctGAGTAGCAAGGAGTGTTCTAGCCTTTGTTCCTTCACTACTTTTTGTCCTTCACTTCAGGTTTTGATCATGGCAGCCGAACTGGTAGCTGGTGCTTTGCTTTCTGCTTCACTTCAGGTTTTGTTTGAACGATTGGGCTCTGAGGAGATACCCCAGCTGTTCCAGGGGAAGAAGCTGATTCTAGACCAGCTATACGAGTTGAAGACCATGTTGTGGTCAGCTCATGCACTGCTCAACGATGCTGAGGAGAAGCAACTTCGAAACCAGGAGGTCAGGATGTGGCTTATCGAGCTTCAAGATGTGATCTATCAGGCTGATGACTTGGTGGACAGGATTGACTATGAAGCTCTGCGATCcaagcttgaagatgatcaatcTAGCAGCAGCAGTGCCAGCAAGGTACTCATGAAATTTATGACACCCTTTCTGTCCACATTTGATAAAACTGTTAAGCTTGATTCCATGGAGATCCTTCGTAAACTAAAGATCCTTGTTGATCAAAAAGATGCTCTTGGCCTGAGAGAAGGTGCTCAGAACAAACCTTCGCCAAGGCCACCAGTTCCTTTGGTAGAACATGCTGATGTTTATGGGAGGGATACTGAGAAAAAAATCATTGTTGATCAGTTGCTGAAAGATGATGTTGATAGTGGCAGTAACATTTCTGTTATCCCGATTGTTGGGATGGGTGGTCTTGGCAAAACCACTCTTGCTCAAGTTGTTTATGACGATGATAGAGTACAAAAGTATTTTGAGCTAAGAGTATGGATTACTGTGTCGGATGAGTTTGATATTTTCAAGATAACAAAGGAGATCTTTGAGGGGGTCACCACCAACAAATGTGGTACTGAAAGCTTCGACGAACTTCGAAGGAAATTGAAGGAAGCATTGAGGGGGAAGAAATTTCTCTTTGTTCATGATGATGTTTGGAACGAGTCTTATTCTTTGTGGGACACACTGAAGAGTTCTTTTGAGTCTGGAGCAAATGGAAGTAAAATTCTTGTGACTACTCGAAGCACAATTGTCGCGTCTACCATGGCCACTGGACAGGTTCATCATCTACAAACTTTGTTGAATGAAGATTGTTGGCAGTTATTTGTAAAACATGCTTTTGGAAATAATTTTGACCAGAATAGCAACATAGATCTGCAAGCACTTGGTAGAAAAATAGTGGAGAAGTGCAAAGGCCTTCCTTTAGCAATAAAGTCTCTTGGTGGATTACTGCgctgtgaacaaaatcctaaaaaatGGGAAGACATACTTGGCAGTGACACATGGGAGGAATTGTACAAGAAAGAGGGCTCCATTCTTCCAGCTTTATGGTTGAGCTATCGTCACTTACCTACACATCTCAAACAATGTTTTGCTTATTGTTCCATATTTCCCAAAGATTATGAATTTGAAAGAGACAGATTGATTTTATTATGGATGGCTGAAGGGTTTTTGCCAATGGATTCAAAAAGTAAAAAGATGGAGGAATTTGGAAAGGAATACCTTGAAGATCTCTTATCAAGGTCATTCTTTCAATGTTCGAGTAAGAATGCATCCTTTCTCCAAATGCATGATCTCGTACATGATTTAGCCATGCTTGTATCAGATGATTTTTGCTTCAGGTTGGATTTGAGTAGTGATATGCATAGCCTTCCAACAAAGATTCGTCATCTGTCATATAGGAAAAGTTCTTACGACCTCGACAAACTTAAGGGTTTGAGTAAGGCTATTTCTTTGCGTACCTTTCTAGCATTACCATTGCAGCTTCTAGGTGGACCAAAATATTTAGCCCCGTACAATATATTGCTTACAAAGGGAAGCTGTTTAAGAGTGCTTTCTTTAAGTGAATCTTCTATCAAGGAGTTGCCAGATTTAATTGGTAGCCTAATACATTTAAGGTATTTGGACTTGTCTGTTACTCAAATTGAAGAGTTACATGAGTCAGTTTGTAGTTTGTACCATTTACAAACTTTATTGTTGAGAGGCTGTGGAAAGCTTTCTCAATTTCCAAGGAATATGGGAAGACTGATCAACTTGCGTTACTTAGATATTACTCGTGTGCCTTTGAAAGAGATGCCACAAGGAATTAGTCAAATGAAATACTTGAAACTCTTACCAAAGGTAGTATTGAGTGACAAACATAAGGATGATGTGTTCAAAATTACAGATTTAGCAGAGCTTGAACATCTAAGTGGAAGCCTTTgcattttgggtttggaaaataTTAATGATGCGACAGAGGCTTCAAAGGCTAATTTAAAGGATAAGAAGGATCTTACAGAACTAACTTTGAGCTGGAGCGATGATGCTGTTGATGCTGATAGTTCGCAAAAAGAATTAGATGTGCTTGATGCCCTTCGACCACATACAAGCTTGGAGAGTCTGGAGATTGAAAGTTATAGAGGTACAACATTCTCGAACTGGATTGCAGGTGATGCATTTTCTAACTTAGTATCAATTACTTTGAAAGATTGTAAAAGCTGTTGTTATTTACCACCACTTGGACAACTAGCTTCTCTCAAATATCTCAGAATTGATAGATGTGATAGTGTGTATTCAATAGGTGATGAGACTGATAGCAGTGGTCCTCTATTCACTTGTTTACAAAGATTACATATTTCGAATATGTTGATGTGGAAAGAATGGTCATTTGGTACCGAAGCAATTCTTCAAGAAGGTCAAGTGTTCCCTCTTCTAAAAGAAGTTTCACTGTATAAATGTCCCAAGCTTAATGTTGGCTTACCCAGTTATCTTCCATCATTAGAAAGACTCGATATCTTTAATTGTGAAGAAATGAAGGATTCGATTCCGAGAACTCAACAGACTGTCACAGCCCCACCCTTTCTTCATCGAGTATTTATATCGAATTGTCCTGTGTTGGAGTCACTTCTAGATTGGGGATCACACTCCAAACTAGAGCAACTTTCTCTATGGAACACAAAAGTGCTTTTTGAGAATCGTATTAAATGGGATCTACAGAAACTCTCATGTTTGGAATACATAGAAATCACAGGATGGGAAGATGATTCGTTTCCCGACGAAGGGCTCCTTCCGATCACTCTTAAGACAATTTTTATCGGAAATTCTAGCAAACTTGAGACCCTAAATGGAAAGGCTTTTCAACAACTAACATCCCTTACGTCCGTGGAAATTACATACTGTAAAAGTCTCCGGTGCTTGCCAGAAGAAGAGCTGCCTACTTCTCTTACCGAATTACATATCAAGGGATGTCCTTTGCTAAATCAACGATGTGAAAAAGGAGGAGAAGATTGGCCTAAGATTCAACACATCACACAAGTGAAATTGGATGATAAACTTGTCAATTAAATCATGCAGTGATCTATATGTATTCAGGTACGTTCTCTTCTTTTTACACATTTATTTTATGGTACCAATTGCTATTAACTCAATGTCAACGAATTGCAAAACCAAATTTAGTTATACTTCTTATTTTAATTCTAAAAGTTATATAGAAAAATTGCAGTGTGTGTATTCAGTTTTAATTTTCAAACTATACTAAAGACATAAACATTTATTTGTTCtgtattaatgaaaataataaacaATTTCTTGTACTAACCAGATGATCAATGGGTCGGATGAGTTGAAGGAATGAACTATATCGAATGGTTGTAAAGTTGATGATTTGGTGGAGTATCTTTGTGGCCACGTAagttcattttgagtttttcttttaaaaaataaatgttaGAGCTTTATAATAGGAAAGATATGAAGTTAAATAGATTGAATGCTCAATTATGTTTATGTAGGTTTCCACTTTTTTGATACAATTTTGTTTAGAATGATCAACTTTGCTGAAGCCTTTCTACACTGGATGTAGGGTCTTTATTCTTTATTGGCCTAACCCAGTATAATTCATCTTGTctaatttatttagttatttttttgctCTATTTGCCTCTGATCTGATGTGTGTTGCTGATTGTTTAAGGTTTGGTGTATGTTTGTTTACATAGCTTAGTTATTCTTAAGTTAGTCTTGGTATACTTTTGTCTGAACAATACATATTGGGTGTGTATAAATTGGTCTTGCAATTAATCTAAACATTATCCTCTGTTTCAGGTAGAACTATTGTGATAAATAAGTTATGTTTTCACTTTGATTGCCTTTGCTTGAGAAGTGAAGCTTTAAAACTCATGAAGGCCAATACAGGAATAAGGGGATCTTGTATCTGTACGTATAACATTGATCTGAAATCTTTTTGAGATATTGATGTCAGCttctttttatttagtttaaaccATTCAACTTGTTGAAGGAATTATAATCTCATGGCCAAAAGAAGAATCTGTGGTTGTGAAACACAAAAAAGCATCTCCTCTTGAATCAtggtttaatatatatatatatatatatatatagcttgaCCATCGTTTTAGTACATTTTCTTATAAACAAGTTTCCTTTAAACAGATTTTGATTTTGACATTGCCACCAAAAGCCAAAGAGATGTGAAAGTGACAAACTTGGAAAACCACTGAAATATGTATTGAACCAGAGATATGAGTAGATTCTAGGATCaatttttactctgttttgttcAATTGCATAATGTCACGTTTATCATTTGTTAAAATTCAACCATAAgatacaaaattttcaaatttggcTCACCATGGTTGTTTATTATCAGGTTATGTTGATTAGAAAGCCACAATTGTGGTTTTATATGGATAATTTTTGGATGCTATGGCATCAGATTCATAGCGTAAACAACACACCAGTAAAGCAATAAAACAGTAAACAACACACCAAGATTTATCCTGGTTCAAGGACAATGTGTCCCCTACGTCCAGCTTGCTGGCTTTGCTATGCTAAATCCACTATAAGGCTGATAATTCAAATACAAGAAAAATACAAGcttacaacaattttttttttactgagATATCTcagtaaaaaaaattcttaatccTATAACTATACCAATAGTGGATGCGTGGTGGCTTCGTGGTGGAGTTGTGGTGGTGGAACCATGGTTGTAGAACGTCGTAGAAGGTTATGGTGTCAATGACTCTATTGATGGCACTGACAAAGTTGTGATGGCATTGTGGTGTGGTGGTTTCGTGGTGGAGTTGTGGTGGCAGAGTGCTGGTCGTGGAGGCTGGGATTGATTGGCAAGGTTGAGAGAATGGTTATTGTGGTGGGGTACAAGGTTAGAGAGAGAAGGTTAGAGAAAATGGTAATGGTCAACAGCATTTTCGGAAGTGTAGGGAAAAAATGggtaaaattaaacaaaatataattagagggtaattttagttaactaatcaTATAACACGCTAATTTTAAACAAATCCCAATGGGAATGTTCATGGGTTTTGCAAGGTTGGTGATCACTTGGGCTGGTAGTGTGTTAGGCTCTTGATTTCTGggtttcaaaaa is a window of Humulus lupulus chromosome 4, drHumLupu1.1, whole genome shotgun sequence DNA encoding:
- the LOC133829750 gene encoding putative disease resistance RPP13-like protein 1 isoform X1 — its product is MTQIFIGLIMAAELVAGALLSASLQVLFERLGSEEIPQLFQGKKLILDQLYELKTMLWSAHALLNDAEEKQLRNQEVRMWLIELQDVIYQADDLVDRIDYEALRSKLEDDQSSSSSASKVLMKFMPPFLSTFDKTVKLDSMEILRKLKILVVQKDALGLREGAQNKPSPRPPAPLVEHAHVYGRDTEKKIIVDLLLKDDVDSGSNISVIPIVGMGGLGKTTLARVVYDDDRVQKYFERRVWITVSDEFDIFKITKEIFEGVTNDKCGFENIDELRTKLKEALRGKKLLFVHDDVWNESYSLWGTLKSSFESGANGSKILVTTRSTIVASTMATGQVHHLQTLLNEDCWQLFVKHAFGNNFDQNSNRDLQALGRKIVEKCKGLPLAIKSLGGLQRCEQNPKNGKTYLAVTHGRNCTRKRAPFFQLYG
- the LOC133829748 gene encoding putative disease resistance RPP13-like protein 1, with product MAEGFLPMDSKSKKMEEFGKEYLEDLLSRSFFQCSSNKNASFLQMHDLVHDLAMLVSDDFCFRLDLSSDVHSLPTKIRHLSYRKSSYDLDNLKGLSKAISLRTFLALPMQIRFRNYLVPYNILLTKGSCLRVLSLSQSSIKELPDSIGSLIHLRYLDLSGTEIEELHESACSLYHLQTLLLSCCTKLSQLPRNMGRLINLRYLDITWVPLKEMPQGISQMKYLQFLPRVLLSDKNKDDVFKITDLAELEHLSGSLCILGLENINDATEASKANLKDKKDLTALTLSWSYGAADADSSQKELDVLDALRPHTSLKSLKIERYRGTTFSNWIADDAFSNLVSITLLNCKSCCYLPPLGQLASLKDLRIDGCDSVYSIGDGIDSSCPLFTCLESLRISNMLMWKEWSFGTEAFLQEGQVFPLLKRVWLRNCPKLNVGLPGYLPSLERLSIGDCEEVEYLLPRTQQTVTAPPFLHLWNTNEVFIWNCPVLESLLDWGSHSKVKELSLSNTKVLFENRIKWDLQKLSCLEHIRIQGWEDDSFPDEGLLPITLETIVIGDSSKLETLNGKAFEQLTSLTDLSIRSCKSLRCLPEEGLPTSLTDLSISGCPLLNQRCEKGGEDWPKIQHITNLSVK
- the LOC133829751 gene encoding putative disease resistance RPP13-like protein 1 isoform X2, whose translation is MAAELVAGALLSASLQVLFERLGSEEIPQLFQGKKLILDQLYELKTMLWSAHALLNDAEEKQLRNQEVRMWLIELQDVIYQADDLVDRIDYEALRSKLEDDQSSSSSASKVLMKFMTPFLSTFDKTVKLDSMEILRKLKILVDQKDALGLREGAQNKPSPRPPVPLVEHADVYGRDTEKKIIVDQLLKDDVDSGSNISVIPIVGMGGLGKTTLAQVVYDDDRVQKYFELRVWITVSDEFDIFKITKEIFEGVTTNKCGTESFDELRRKLKEALRGKKFLFVHDDVWNESYSLWDTLKSSFESGANGSKILVTTRSTIVASTMATGQVHHLQTLLNEDCWQLFVKHAFGNNFDQNSNIDLQALGRKIVEKCKGLPLAIKSLGGLLRCEQNPKKWEDILGSDTWEELYKKEGSILPALWLSYRHLPTHLKQCFAYCSIFPKDYEFERDRLILLWMAEGFLPMDSKSKKMEEFGKEYLEDLLSRSFFQCSSKNASFLQMHDLVHDLAMLVSDDFCFRLDLSSDMHSLPTKIRHLSYRKSSYDLDKLKGLSKAISLRTFLALPLQLLGGPKYLAPYNILLTKGSCLRVLSLSESSIKELPDLIGSLIHLRYLDLSVTQIEELHESVCSLYHLQTLLLRGCGKLSQFPRNMGRLINLRYLDITRVPLKEMPQGISQMKYLKLLPKVVLSDKHKDDVFKITDLAELEHLSGSLCILGLENINDATEASKANLKDKKDLTELTLSWSDDAVDADSSQKELDVLDALRPHTSLESLEIESYRGTTFSNWIAGDETDSSGPLFTCLQRLHISNMLMWKEWSFGTEAILQEGQVFPLLKEVSLYKCPKLNVGLPSYLPSLERLDIFNCEEMKDSIPRTQQTVTAPPFLHRVFISNCPVLESLLDWGSHSKLEQLSLWNTKVLFENRIKWDLQKLSCLEYIEITGWEDDSFPDEGLLPITLKTIFIGNSSKLETLNGKAFQQLTSLTSVEITYCKSLRCLPEEELPTSLTELHIKGCPLLNQRCEKGGEDWPKIQHITQVKLDDKLVN
- the LOC133829750 gene encoding putative disease resistance RPP13-like protein 1 isoform X2, which codes for MAAELVAGALLSASLQVLFERLGSEEIPQLFQGKKLILDQLYELKTMLWSAHALLNDAEEKQLRNQEVRMWLIELQDVIYQADDLVDRIDYEALRSKLEDDQSSSSSASKVLMKFMPPFLSTFDKTVKLDSMEILRKLKILVVQKDALGLREGAQNKPSPRPPAPLVEHAHVYGRDTEKKIIVDLLLKDDVDSGSNISVIPIVGMGGLGKTTLARVVYDDDRVQKYFERRVWITVSDEFDIFKITKEIFEGVTNDKCGFENIDELRTKLKEALRGKKLLFVHDDVWNESYSLWGTLKSSFESGANGSKILVTTRSTIVASTMATGQVHHLQTLLNEDCWQLFVKHAFGNNFDQNSNRDLQALGRKIVEKCKGLPLAIKSLGGLQRCEQNPKNGKTYLAVTHGRNCTRKRAPFFQLYG
- the LOC133829751 gene encoding putative disease resistance RPP13-like protein 1 isoform X1 — translated: MAAELVAGALLSASLQVLFERLGSEEIPQLFQGKKLILDQLYELKTMLWSAHALLNDAEEKQLRNQEVRMWLIELQDVIYQADDLVDRIDYEALRSKLEDDQSSSSSASKVLMKFMTPFLSTFDKTVKLDSMEILRKLKILVDQKDALGLREGAQNKPSPRPPVPLVEHADVYGRDTEKKIIVDQLLKDDVDSGSNISVIPIVGMGGLGKTTLAQVVYDDDRVQKYFELRVWITVSDEFDIFKITKEIFEGVTTNKCGTESFDELRRKLKEALRGKKFLFVHDDVWNESYSLWDTLKSSFESGANGSKILVTTRSTIVASTMATGQVHHLQTLLNEDCWQLFVKHAFGNNFDQNSNIDLQALGRKIVEKCKGLPLAIKSLGGLLRCEQNPKKWEDILGSDTWEELYKKEGSILPALWLSYRHLPTHLKQCFAYCSIFPKDYEFERDRLILLWMAEGFLPMDSKSKKMEEFGKEYLEDLLSRSFFQCSSKNASFLQMHDLVHDLAMLVSDDFCFRLDLSSDMHSLPTKIRHLSYRKSSYDLDKLKGLSKAISLRTFLALPLQLLGGPKYLAPYNILLTKGSCLRVLSLSESSIKELPDLIGSLIHLRYLDLSVTQIEELHESVCSLYHLQTLLLRGCGKLSQFPRNMGRLINLRYLDITRVPLKEMPQGISQMKYLKLLPKVVLSDKHKDDVFKITDLAELEHLSGSLCILGLENINDATEASKANLKDKKDLTELTLSWSDDAVDADSSQKELDVLDALRPHTSLESLEIESYRGTTFSNWIAGDAFSNLVSITLKDCKSCCYLPPLGQLASLKYLRIDRCDSVYSIGDETDSSGPLFTCLQRLHISNMLMWKEWSFGTEAILQEGQVFPLLKEVSLYKCPKLNVGLPSYLPSLERLDIFNCEEMKDSIPRTQQTVTAPPFLHRVFISNCPVLESLLDWGSHSKLEQLSLWNTKVLFENRIKWDLQKLSCLEYIEITGWEDDSFPDEGLLPITLKTIFIGNSSKLETLNGKAFQQLTSLTSVEITYCKSLRCLPEEELPTSLTELHIKGCPLLNQRCEKGGEDWPKIQHITQVKLDDKLVN